Part of the Halodesulfovibrio aestuarii DSM 17919 = ATCC 29578 genome, TAAGACAATTCTCGCTTCATCTTATGGTAGCTGACAAGACGTTCTTCTGAAACAGTTCCTGTTGCCACTGCTTCCAACACACGACAGCCTGGCTCGGAGGTGTGGGAACAATCATGAAATCGACATCCAGCAGCTAGTTCTTCAATATCCCCAAAAGACATCGATACACCGTCGCCTGCATCCCAAAACGCAATCTCTCTGATTCCCGGGTTATCAACAATCATCCCACCATCAGGTAACATTATCAAATCGCGCTCTGTCGTTGTGTGTTTACCTTTCACAACAGCACTGCTCACGGCACCGGTTCGCTGGATGTCTTTTCCAACAAGACGATTCAATAACGTAGACTTACCGGCACCGGAGGAACCAATCATTGCAGCTGTTTTTGTACTGCCATCAAGGTGTGCTTTTAGTTTCATCAGTCCTGTATCATCTTGAAAGCCAAGTAAATGTACAGACACACCAAAAGCAATAGCCTCAACCTCACACACAAATGTTTCTGGAACCACCTGCGTGTCTGCTTTTGTCAGCACAACGACAGGAGTTAAGCCGCAGTTGTATACGAGGGTTATATATCTCTCTATCCGGCGCAAATTAAAGTCCCGATCAAGCCCGCAAACAATAATTACAATATCAACATTAGCAGCAATAACTTGCTGTTGTCTTGCTGCATCCTCATGCTTGCCTCGCCCGCCAGAAGCACCGCGAGACAACGTTTTTTCACGAGGAAGAACTGTTGTAATTACTGAATCCTTCACCAGAACCCAGTCACCCACTGCCGGAAACACTTCCTGCTTTTGATGCAATAACCTGCCGGATATGGTCGTTAGCCATTCTCGTTGGCCATTAGTGACTAAAAACGAATGCCTTCTCACACCACTTACTCTCACAGGAGACCCCGAAGGATTATCCATCCCGTCAAAAGAAGCCTGAAAAAAACTATTCCACCCTAACAGCACTAAACTGGATGTCGAACAATCGATGTTGCTCTCACTACTACGTTGTTTATTCATTGTATTCTCATCGTTAAGAAAACACTGCCTCAGCTTATCAAATAATCCCAAGCGAATGCTCAGAAAATTGCGGCAGATATACAAACTATGTTCAATATCTTTAAGTTCATCTACCGACGGTAAGGCAATGCATATAATAGAAACGGGAAGTTTTTACCGGTCATTAATCAGACACAACAAAAGACTCCACCAATACGACTAGTTTCGTAGTGAAGAGTGGCTGCTGATGAGAAGGCAAGCCTTGAGACGTGCACCTGAACAGCTGCACGGGATAGCATGTGCTATGTTGTAATACGTTGCTCCTCAGAAACAGG contains:
- the rsgA gene encoding ribosome small subunit-dependent GTPase A, with translation MNKQRSSESNIDCSTSSLVLLGWNSFFQASFDGMDNPSGSPVRVSGVRRHSFLVTNGQREWLTTISGRLLHQKQEVFPAVGDWVLVKDSVITTVLPREKTLSRGASGGRGKHEDAARQQQVIAANVDIVIIVCGLDRDFNLRRIERYITLVYNCGLTPVVVLTKADTQVVPETFVCEVEAIAFGVSVHLLGFQDDTGLMKLKAHLDGSTKTAAMIGSSGAGKSTLLNRLVGKDIQRTGAVSSAVVKGKHTTTERDLIMLPDGGMIVDNPGIREIAFWDAGDGVSMSFGDIEELAAGCRFHDCSHTSEPGCRVLEAVATGTVSEERLVSYHKMKRELSYAAERQHKSAERLEKERWKDIAQIVKAIKKRR